DNA from Streptomyces luteogriseus:
GGTTCTCGATGTACGTGAGCCTCGAGGGCGCGGCCAGCGTCATCCGCAGTTACGAGCCCCATTTCGTCCCCGGGCTGCTGCAGACCGAGGACTACGCGCGCGGAGTGCTCCGGTCGGGCGCCATCGGCCAGACCCGGCCCGAGGACATCGAGCGCCACGTCGCCCTGCGGATGCAGCGCCAGGACCTGCTCACCCGTGAGGACGCGCCCCGGCTCTGGGTCGTGATGGACGAGACCGCGCTACGGCGCCCGGCCGGTGGCCCGGAGGTGATGCGCGCCCAGATCGACAAACTGCTCGACGCCACGAAGCTGCCCAACGTGACACTGCAGATCGCCCCGTTCGCGGGCGGGCCGCACCCGGGCACCTACGGGCCGTTCGTGCTGTTCCGATTCGCCATGGCCGAACTGCCGGACATGGTCTACAGCGAGTACCTGACCGGCGCGGTCTATCTCGACGCGCGCACCGAGGTGGCGACCCACCTCGAGGTCATGGACCGCATGGCGGCGCAGGCCGCTACGGCACATCGCACGAAGGAGATCCTCCGGGATCTCCGCAAGGAGCTGTGAATGGATCGCATCAAGCCGCGCAAACACGTCTACAACGGCATGCCCGCGCGCGACTTGGGCAGCGAAGGCTGGCACAAGCCGTGGAGCGGTGGAAACGGAGGCAACTGCCTGGAGGCGATGAAACTCGCCGACGGCCGGATCGCCCTGCGGCAGTCCACCGACCCGGACGGGCCGGCACTGATCTACACCACCGACGAGATGACGGCCTTCATCGAAGGAGCCAAGGCGGGGGAGGCGGACTTCCTGCTGTCCTGACGTGACCGCCGTTGCCGTTTCCGGCGCTCGACTTCCTCACGTTGTCTGCGTTCCTCACGTTGCCTGCGTTCCTTACGTTGTCGCTGAATCGCTGGTGCTGAATCGACCACCCTCTGTGCCTTACGGAGAGCCTCATGACCGGGCAGGACCCCACCTCGGCCGTCCAGATCGACACGACCAGACCCCACCCCGCGCGGATGTACGACTGGTACCTCGGCGGAAAGGACAACTACCCCGTTGACGAGGAGATGGGCCGGCAGATGCTCACCCTCGACCCCCGGGTGCCGGTGATGGCGCGGGTCAACCGCGCCTTCATGCACCGGACCACGCGCTGGCTGGCCCGCTGCGGCGTACGGCAGTTCCTGGACATCGGCACCGGCATCCCGACCGAGCCCAACCTCCACCAGGTCGCCCAGGAGACCGCGCCCGGCGCCCGGGTCGTCTACTGCGACAACGACCCCATCGTCCTGGCACACGCGGCGGCGCTGCTGCGCGGCACGGACGAGGGCGCGACCGAGTACCTCCAGGCCGACGTGCGCGACCCGGACGCCATCCTGGAGGGCGCGCGCAGGGTCCTGGACTTCACCCGGCCCGTCGCGCTGTCGCTCATCGCGCTGCTGCACTTCGTCTCCGACGAGGACGGCGCCCACGACCTGGTCCGCCGGCTGCTCGCCGAACTGCCCTCCGGCAGCTACCTGGTGATGACCCACGCGACCGCCGACTTCACCCCGGAGGAGTCGAAGGCGGCCACCGAGAAGCTGCGCGCCGCGGGTGTCACCCTGGCCCTGCGCTCCCGCGAGGAGTTCACCCGCTTCTTCGACGGACTCGACCTCGTCGAACCCGGCGTCGAGGTGCCGCACCAGTGGCACCCCGAGCTGGGCGAGCCCGTGCCAGGCCAGGACGACGGGGTGATCCCGGGCTACGGGGCGGTAGCGCGCAAGGCCTAGGCGCCTCGGGGCCCTCCAGGTTCCGCTTCCGGCCGGTCACGGCGGCGGCAGTGCACCGCACAGCGCCTCCAGGGCCGGACCGTAGGCGTGCTCGGAGGGGGTCGCGTACCCGACCACGAGACCGTCGTCCGCCGGCATGTCCGTCTCCGGGTGCCGGAACGCGGCGAGACCGTCGAGGGCGATGCCCTGCCAGGCGGCGGCCTTGACCGCGGACGCCTCGGTGCCGGGCGGCAGCCGCAGCACCGCGTGCAGCCCTGCCGCCACACCGGTCGCCTCGATGTGCGGCGCGTGCACGGCCAGTGCCGCGACGAGCTGGTCCCGGCGGCCGCGGTACCGCTGCCGCATCCGGCGGACATGCCGGTCGTACGATCCCGAGACGATGAAGTCCGCCAGGCTCAGCTGGTCGAGGACGCTCGCCCACGCCTCGCGCTCGCCCTTGGCGGCCAGGACGGCGCCGACGTACCGCTCGGGAAGCACCATCCAGCCCAGCCGCACCGCCGGTGACAGACTCTTGCTGACCGAGCCGATGTGGATCACGCGCTCGGGGTCGAGCCCCTGGACGGCGCCGACCGGCTTGCGGTCGTAGCGGAACTCCCCGTCGTAGTCGTCCTCCAGGATCAGCCCGTCCCGCGCGCCCGCCCAGTCGATCACCGCGGCCCGTCGCGCGGGATGCAGGGGGCCACCGGTCGGGAACTGGTGCGCCGGCGTGAGCAGCACCGCCCGCTCACGCCCCAACCGGTCGACGCGGGCCCCGTGTTCGTCGAGGGGGAGCGGCACGGTCCGTACCCCGGCGGCGGCCAGGACCTCCCGGTGGAACCCGAGCCCGTACGCCTCCACCGCCAGGGGCCCGCGCAGGACGCCGCCTGCGAACAGCAGCCGCAGCGCGTGCGCGAAACCGGAGCAGATCACGATCCGGTCCGGTGCGGTCCGCACGCCACGCGCGCGTGCCAGGTACTCCGTGAGCGCCTCCCGCAGTTCCGGCCGGCCGGCGGGGTCGCCCGGCCCGAACACCTCGTTGGGCGCCTGCTGGAGGGCCCGCCGGTAGGAGGCCAGCCAGGCGGTGCGCGGGAACGCCGAGACGTCCGGAGTTCCCTGCATCAGGTCGTGCCGGGGACCACGCGCGCGTGGGGGCGCCTTCTTGGGCACGCGGGCGGCGGGCCGCAGCGGCTCGGCCCGCGCCGCGACCCTGGTCCCCGAGCCCTGCCGGGCGGTGAGCCAGCCCTCGGCGACCAGCTCCGCGTACGCGTCCGCCACCGTGTTGCGGGCGACACCGAGGTCCGCCGCGAGCGAGCGGTACGGCGGCAGCCGGGTGCCCGGCGCGAGCCTCCCGCTGCGCACGGCCTCGCGCAGTGCCCGGATCAGTGCCGCCCGCCTGCCGCCCGGCCCGGTCAGCTCCAGATGCAGGTCGGACCCGATCCGCTCCGCTGAATTGACCCAGGAATCAGCCATGGGAATGCACCCTACAGTGGGTCTTTCCGGCTCGTAGGTTGAAGGGCATGACGACGAACACGAGCACGAACAGCACCCATGTGACGGCGCCCCGGCTGGACTTCGGCACGTCGGCCCCGAAGGCCTTCCGGGCCCTCGTCGCCTTCGACGCCGCCGCCCGCGAGGGCGTCGACCCGGCCTTGGTCGAGCTGATCCAGATCCGCTCCTCGCACCTCAACCACTGCGCGTACTGCCTCCACATGCACACAAACGACGCCCGCAGGGCCGGCGAGAGCGAGGACCGGCTGCACATGGTCGCGGTGTGGCGCGAGGCCCGCCACTTCTTCACCGAGCGGGAGCAGGCGGCCCTCGCCCTCACCGACGCCGTGACCCTCATCGCCGACGCCGGCGTCCCGGACGACGTCTACGCGCGGGCCGCGGCACAGTTCGACGAGCGGGAACTGGCCCAGGTCCTCGCCCTCATCTGCACGATCAACACGTGGAACCGGGTGGCCCTGTCGACGGGGAAGGTGGCGGGGACGGACGAGCGGTGATCGCCCTTGTGGGCTGTCGTCGTCCTCCGGGCAGGGCGGGGCCCTACACCGCCATGGGCCGGTCGTGCGGCCCGATCGGTGCCGGGAGCCTCGAGCTGCCCGTCAGATGACGGTCGACGGCCGCCGCCACCGCCCGCCCCTCGGCGATCGCCCACACGATGAGCGACTGCCCCCGGGCCGCGTCCCCCGCGGCGAACACCCCGGGCACGTTCGTGGCGAAACCGGAGTCCCGCGCGATCGTCCCGCGGGACTCCATCTCCAGCCCCAACTGGTCGACGAGCCCGTCCTCCCGGTCGGGTCCGGAGAAGCCGAGGGCGAGCAGCACGAGGTCGGCGGGGAGCGTCCGCCCGGTGCCCTCCACCGGGCTGCGCCGCGCGTCCACCTCGGTCAGGTGCAGCGACCGCACATGCCCCCGCGCGTCACCGTCGAAGCGCAGCGTGGAGGCCGCGAACAGCCGCGCGTCGGCGTCGGCGACCGGGGCGGTCCGCAGGTCACGGGCCTCTTCATGGGCGGCGGACAGCCGGTAGACCCGCATCGGGTACGTCGGCCAGGGCTCGGTGTCCTCGTCGCGCACCGCGTCCGGCAGCGCGTAGATGTCCAGCTGGGTCACGGACGCGGCGCCCTCCCGGACGGCCGTGCCCAGACAGTCCGCCCCGGTGTCGCCGCCGCCGACGATGACGACGTGTTTCCCGGCGGCCGACAGCGGGGAGGTCTCCAGATCACCCTCACGCACCCGGTTGGCCAGCGGGAGGTACTCCATCGCCTGGTGAATGCCCGTCAGCTCCCGTCCGGGCACCGGAAGGTCACGCCACGCCGTCGCCCCGGTGGCGAGCACCACGGCGTCGTAGCGGGTCCGCATCTCGTCGGCCCCGATGTCCCGCCCGACCGCCGTCGACGTCCGGAACTTCGTCCCCTCGGCCCGCATCTGCTCCAGCCGCCGCTCCAGGTGGCGCTTCTCCATCTTGAACGCGGGGATGCCGTACCGCATCAGCCCGCCTGGCCGGTCGTCCCGCTCGTACACGGCGACCGTGTGCCCGGCCCGCGTCAGCTGCTGGGCCGCGGCCAGCCCGGTGGGGCCCGAACCGATCACCGCCACCGTCTTGCCGGACAGCCGCTCCGGAGGCCTCGGCGGGGCGAAGCCCTCTTCCCAGGCCCGGTCGGCGATCGCGCACTCGACGTTCTTGATGGTGACGGCCGGCTGGTTGATCGCCAGCACACACCCCGCCTCGCACGGCGCCGGGCACAACCGGCCCGTGAACTCCGGGAAGTTGTTCGTGGCGTGCAGCCGGTCGGCGGCCGCCCGCCAGTCCTCCCTGGACACCAGGTCGTTCCACTCGGGGATCAGGTTGCCCAGCGGGCAGGCGTCGTGGCAGAAGGGGATGCCGCAGTCCATGCAACGGTCGGCCTGCTTGCTGATGATCGGCAGCAGCGCCCCGGGGACATGGACCTCGTCCCAGTCCCGCGCCCGTTCCTCCACCGGCCGGCGCGGCCAGTCCTGGCGGGGCGTGGTCATGAAACCCTTGGGATCGGCCATGGCCGTCTTCCTTGCGTGCGCGTGTGACAGGCCGTGCGTCGTCGGGCGGCGCTCTTCTCGGTCGTGGTGCGGCACTCGTGCGGCCGCGTCTTCTTACTCGTGGTGCGGCGGTCTTTTCGCCACGATACGTCCGCCTCGGGGCTGGTGCCTGTCGCCGTGTGGCGCGGCCGTCAGGTGAGCGCCAGCACGTACGACAGCGCCGCCCCGGCCGAGGCCGCCGTGCGCACGTGGTTCCACAGCGTCCACTCGCGCACATACGCCGGCCAGTACGCCGCCGCCTCCGGAGTGCCCGGCTCCAGCTTCGCCAGCGCGTCGTTGCGCGGCACGTTCGCGACCATGGTCAGCCCGAACGACCCGAACAGATACAGCGCGCTTCCCACCAGCAGCTCCACGGTCCCCTCGTCCGGCCACAGCACGAACGTCACCACGGCGAGCACCGCGCACAGCACGGCCGACCCCAGGAACACGATCATGAACGGCAGGGTCACAGCGGCCACGTTGATCGCGTTCATCGCGGCCACTCCCTGCGCGGGCGGCAGCATGCCGAGACCCCGCATCACGAAGGTCGAGAACCCGCAGAACACCCCGGCCACCAGCCCGGTCCCGAGCACCCCCAGCACCGTCAGCACGAAGTACGGTCCGTCGATCATGTCCCTCTCCTGCCCGTCGAGCCGGGATCCTGCCCGGCGCCCTTCCTCACCACAAGTGCATTCCCGTACGAGCACAGTGACCATGGCCGAGGGACGCGGGGCCATAAGCAGACGTCCACGGTCCGCGAACGGCTTCTCGCTACGGCAGTCGAACGGCTCGCACCACGGTCTTCGAACGGCTCGCACCATGGTCCTTCGCGGGCCGGGCCGACGCCCGGCGGCTCCATGCGCCGGGCCCCTCACATCACCCCGCCGCCGAACCGAGTCCCGCCTCGGTCCAGCCCCGCAGTACCGTCGCCACCGCCGCCGCGATCCGCCGCCGCGCCTCGTGTCTGGGCACGCCGCTCATCAGCAGCCGGTCGTACGGCGTGTCCAGATGCCGTACGGACGCCACGACCGCCGCGGTCACCGCGCTCTCGGTCAGCGCACGCCCCGCCGCGCTGCGGCCCACCCGCCCGCTGCCCCGCTCCGAGGCGTGCAGGGCGACGGCCCGCGCCCGGTCGGCCGGGCACCCGGGAAACAAACGGCGTATTTCCGTCGCGAACGTCTGGGCGAACAGGGCGTCCTGAGCCGCCCGTCGCCGCGCGTCGCGCACCCGGCGCCGCCGTCTCGCCTCGGCGTCCGCCAGACACCGCAGCTCGGCCCGCGCGAGCGCCTCCTCCTCGACCAGGACGCCCTGCCGCTCGTAGCGGCTCTTGCGCTGGTTGAACCGCACGACCACCGCCGACAGCGTGCTCTCCTCCCTGGCCCTGCGGGTCAGCGCGGTGTCCCCGCTCGGCAGGAACACCAGGTGCCCGAGGTCGGCGCAGTCGAGGCAGCGTGGGGCGCCGTCCTCGAGGACCAGCAGCGGCAGCGGCCCTCGCCGGCACTCGGCGCAGTACCGCCGCTTGAGGGGCTGGAAGACGAGAAGTCCGGTGAGGGGCGGGAGCGTCACACGGGGGGCCATACAGGGTTCATTCCCCCTGACAGTGGCGCGAACTACGCACTTCACGACAGACCCCGGCGATCCTTCCGCTGCCCCTCGCAGGTGTCCGCGGCCGGGCCCCCTCCAACCCCGGCCTGACGCATCATGGGCCGTGTGCGACTCGAAGCGATCACCTGGGAACGGCTCGGAGACCTGCTCGCCGAACGCCTGCTCGATCTGAAGCCCGCCGACGGCAGCCCCTGGCCGCGCATCGCTGTCGACGGGGCCCCGGCGGCCCGCCCGGGAGACCTCGCCCACCGGGTCTCGGAGGCGCTGCGCGTACGCGGCCGGTCCTCGCTCGTCGTCGGCACGGAGGGTTTCTGGCGCCCCGCCTCCGTACGGCTGGAGTACGGCCACCAGGACGTCGAGGCCTACTACAGCGGCTGGTACGACACCGGCGCCCTGTGGCGCGAGGTGTTCGGTCCGCTCGAAGCCGACGGCACCGGTCGCGTCCTGCCCGACCTGTGGGATCCGGCCGCCGACCGTGCCACCCGCAGCCCCTACGTCGAACTCCCGCCCGGTGGCGTGCTGTTGCTGCACGGTCCCTTCCTCCTCAAGCACTGGTTCCCTTTCGATCTGAGCGTCCACGTCCTCCTCTCCGAGGGCGCCCTGCGCCGCCGCACGCCCGAGGCCGAGCACTGGACCCTCCCGGCCTTCGAGCGCTACGCGCAGGAGTCGGACCCGGTGGCGGCGGCGGACGTCCTGGTGCGGGCCGACGACCCGCGCCATCCGGCGTGGAGCGGATGATCCGCGCGATCCGGCGTGGAGCGGATGATCCGCGCGATCCGGCGTGAGGTGGCCGCCGGCCGCGGCATCCGGCGTGCGGCGCCTCAGCCGGGGCCCGGAGCTCCGTCGGGACCGGCGGTCAGCCGGCTTCCATGTGCGGGCGTCCGGTGGCGCGGCGAGAATGAAAGGCGCCGGGACTCGCGGTGCGTCCCGCTCCGCGCCGGCCGTCCGGCACCGGGAGGTACTCCATGACCACCGCCGGAGACATCATGCACCGCGGCGCTCAGTGGATCCCCGCCCACGAAACCCTCGACCGCGCGGCCCAGCTCATGCGCGAACTGAACGTCGGCGCCCTGCCCATCAGCGACGAGAACGAGCGGCTCTGCGGCATCCTCACCGACCGCGACATCGTCGTCGGCTGCGTCGCCATGGGTCACGACCCCGCACGGACCACCGCGGGCGAGATGGCCAAGGGCACGCCCCGCTGGATCGATGCGGATGCCGATGTCGGCCAAGTGCTCCACGAGATGCGGGAGCACCAGATCCGCCGGCTGCCCGTGATCAAGGACAAGCGTCTCGTCGGCATGATCAGTGAAGCCGACCTGGCCCGGCATCTCGCGAAGGACCAGATCGCCTCCTGGGCGGAGAGCGTCTACGCCACGACCACGATGCACTGACCTCGCGGGTCAGTTGGCGCGTGCCCCACCGGCTCCGTGCGGGCCACCGCCCGCTTCAGAGCCAGCCGCTGCGCCGGAACCCCCGGTACAGCGCGAGACACGCGACGGATATCACGCCGATGACCATGCCGTAGCCGTACCGCCAGTGCAGCTCCGGCATGTGGTCGAAGTTCATGCCGTAGACCCCGCAGACCATCGTCGGCACGGCGACGATCGCGGCCCACGCCGTGATCTTCCGCATGTCCTCGTTCTGCGCGACCGTGACCTGCGCGAGGTGCGCCTGGAGGATGGAGTTGAGCAGTTCGTCGAAGGCGGCGATCTGCTCCTTCGCCCGCAGGAGATGGTCCGAGACGTCGCGGAAGTACGCCTGTATCTCCGGGTCGACCGCCCGGATCGGCCGGGTGGCGAGATCCTCCAGCGGCCGGCTGAGCGGCACCACCGCCCTCTTCAGCTCGAGCAGTTCGCGCTTGAGCTGGTAGATGCGCCCCGGGTCGGTCCGCGCGCCGGTCTCCGAGAACACGTCGGTCTCGACCTGGTCGATGTCCGCCTGCACCGCGTCCGTGACCGTCAGGTAGTCGTCGACCACGTGGTCCGCGAGCGCGTGCAGTACCGCCGACGGGCCCTTGGCGAGCTGGCCGGGATCGGACTCCAGCTCCTCGCGCAGCGGGCCCAGCGAGCCGTGCCGGCCGTGCCGCACCGTGATCACGAAGTCCGCGCCGACGAACACCATGATCTCGCCCGTGTTCACCACCTCGCTGGTGGCGGTCAGCTCCTCGTGCTCGACGTAGCAGACCGTCTTGAAGACCGCGAAGAGCGTCTCGCCGTAGCGCTCCAGCTTGGGGCGCTGATGGGCCTCGATCGCGTCCTCGACGGCCAGTGGGTGCAGGTCGAAGAGCTCGGCGATGCCGGCGAACTCCTGGTCGGTGGGCTCGTGCAGACCGAGCCAGACGAAGCCCTCCCGGCTCTTGCGCACCCGCTCCACGGTGTCCACCAGATCGCCGCGCTCGGGGGTGCGGACACCCTCCCGGTAGGTCACGCAGTTGACCACCGAGGAGCCCAGCGGGGACCGGGCCGGGTGGCTCAGGTCGACGCGCGGGCGCCGCCGGGCCAGCCGAGCCACCTTGCGAAGACCGCCGACCCCGCCGAGGCTCGTGACCTTCCGCAGATTCCCTGCCATGGACATCCGGATCTCCTTGCGTGGAACCCATCGCGCCGTTCCCGTGCCTTGGCGCGTCAGTCTGCCAGGCCTGCGTGAGCTGCGGGTAAGCCTGTGGAAACGACGCATTCCGCTTGGTTCCGGGCTGTGGACGACCTCGGCGCCGACGCCGAGGTCCTGCCACATCGACGCATGCCCGCGCCGGACGGTTCTCAGTACCGGCGCATCCGACGCGGTTCTCCGTGCCGGAGCGTCGACAGGTACGGATAAGTCGGACAACTGGGATGATCGTGGCATGATGCGAACCGACGGGTACCTCCTGGACAACCGGCAGACCGAGGCGGCAGAGCACTTCAGCGCCTTCGCCGCTCTCTTCGACCCCACGACGTTCCGGCACCTCGAAGAGCTCGGCATCGGATCCGGCTGGCGGTGCTGGGAGGTCGGCGCCGGCACCACCGTGGTGTCCTGGCTGGCCAAGAAGGTCGGCCCGACCGGCCGCGTCGTCGCGACCGACACCGACACCGCACGGCTCGCCTCCGCCGCCCGGCCGCCCGTCGAGGTGCGGGTCCACGACCTCGGCGCGCAGGAGCCCCCGGGGGAGGGTTTCGACCTGGTGCACGCCCGCCTCGCCCTGGTCCACGTCACCGACCGCGAACGGGCGTTGCGGTCCATGGTCAAGGCTCTGCGTCCCGGCGGGCGTCTGCTGGTCGAGGACGCCGACCCCGCGCTTCAGCCGCTTCTCTGCCCAGACGAGCACGGCCCCGAGCAGCAGCTCGCGAACCGGCTGCGGCACGGCTTCCGCGGACTGCTCGCCGACCGCGGGACCGACCTCCCGTGCGGCCGCACCCTGCCGCGGCAGCTCCGGGACGCCGGGCTGACCCGGGTCCAGGCCGACGCCTACTTCCCCCTCACCTCGCCGGCCTGCGCGGCCCTGGAGTCGGTCACGATCCGCCAGATCCGCGACCAGCTCGTCACCGCGGGCCTGGCTACGGACCAGGACATCGACCGGCACCTCGAGAACGTCATGTCCGGCGCGCTCGATCTCACGACGGCACCGATGATCTCGGCGTGGGGGCGCAAGCAGTAGCTGGTTGGTGGCTTTGGCCCGTAGCCGGTGCCGGGTGCCGGGTGCCGGGTGTCAGTGCGGGTGGCCGGTGGCTTCGGGCATCCGGGTCCGGGTGCTCAGCCCGGCGCGGGCGGTCTGCCGCCCACTCGTTCCACCGCTCGCGCACCTGCCCGGCAACCCTCCGCCGCGGCGTCCTCCGGCCCGGCACCCGCCAGCAGTGCGGCGAGGAACGCGCCGGTGAAGGCGTCACCGGCGCCGGTGGTGTCCCGCGCAGTGGCCGGCACGGCCGGGACACGGGCGCGCACCTTCCCCGAGCGGGCCACCAGCGCCCCCTCGCGTCCCTGCTTGACGACGACCAACGGCACCCGCCGGCTCAGCTCGGCCGCCGCCTCGGCCGCGTCCCCCAGTCCCGTCAGCAGGCCCGCCTCGTCCTGGCTGGGCAGCAGGACGTCCACATCCTCGATGAGCGTCAGGAACCGCTCCGCACCCAGCTCCGCGAGGAATCCGGCCGATGCCGGGTCCAGACTCACCGGCACTCCACGCGCGCGTGCGGTTTCCAGTGCCACGGCCACCAGGCCCCGGGTCGGCTCGGAGAACAGGAGATAGCCCGACAGGTGCAGCCGGGCCACGCCGTCGAGCAGCGCGTCCGACCAGTCGGCGGGCCCGAGCCGCTGGGACGCGCCGCTGTCGGTGAGGAACGTCCGCTCCGCCGAAGCACCCCCGTCGACCATGCAGATCACCGTGCCGGTCGGGGCGAGCGGGTCGACGACGAGCTGTGGACGCACTCCCTGGGCGACCAGCTCCCGCTCGTGCCAGGCTGCCGCGTCCGCCCCGACGCGCCCGAGCAGCCGGACGTCCGCCGCGCCCCGGTGCACGGCCCAGCACGCCACATTGGCGCCCGCCCCGCCCGCCACCGTCCGGATCGAGGCCGCCGTGTCCGTACCGGCCGCGAGCGGCCCCCGGTGCCGCGCGACGACGTCGGTGATGACGTCCCCGACGACCAGCAGCCCTCCGCCCACCGCCGATCCCGTATCCCGGGAGCCGGTTCCCCCTCCCGGCCCCGTGCCGCCGGCCGCCGTCATCCCCGGCCCCGCGTCGTCGGCCGCCGTCATCCCCGGGCCCGGGCCGCCGCGATCCGGGCCGCGAGGCGTACGTTGCCGCGGACCGCCGCCAGATTGGCGCTCAGGGAGGCGCCGTCCGTGTGCCGCACCAGATAGTCGAGCAGGAAGGGCGTGACCGCCTGCCCGGTGACGCCTTCCTCCTCGCACGCGCGCAGAGCGTCCGCCAGCACGCGCGCGTGCAGCTCCGGATCGAGCTGCTCCTCCTCGGGGACGGGGTTGGCGACGATCAGCGCCGACTCCGGCCCGCCGAGTGCGTCCTGGGCCCGCATGACGCCTGCCACCTGCTCCGGCGTTTCCAGCGTCCAGTCCACCGGATGCCCCGAGTCGGAGAGATAGAAGCCGGGGAACCGGCCGGTGCCGTACCCCGCCACGGCGACACCCAGCGTCTCCAGCCGCTGCAGGGTCGCCGGCACGTCCAGGATCGACTTCACCCCGGCACACACCACCGTGATGCGCGTGCGCGCCAGCAGACCCAGGTCGGCCGACTCGTCCTGCGTCACCGTCCACTCCCGGTGCACCCCGCCGAGCCCGCCCGTCGCGAAGACCCGCACGCCCGCCAGCGCCGCCAGCAGCGCGGTCGCCGACACCGTGGTCGCCCCGCTCGCCCCGGACGCCACCGCGAGCGGCAGGTCACGGTGGCCCAGCTTGCGGATCCCGTCCTCGTTCGCGACCCGCTCCAGCTGCTTCTTGTCCAGGCCGACGTGAGGACGCCCGTCCAGTACGGCGATCGTGGCCGGTACCGCGCCCTCCTGCCGCACGGCCGTCTCCAGCTCCAGCGCCACCTGGAGGTTGCGCGGCCGAGGCAGCCCGTGGGCGATGATCGTGGACTCCAGGGCCACGACGGGCCGGCCCGCGTCGATCGCCTCCCGCACTTCTTCGGACACCACCAGCACCACGCGCCTGCCTCCTGTCAGTCGGTCAGTCGTCTTCCCTCATCTCTGGCGAGGGGCGGGCCGGGCCAAACCCTTGCGGGCCGCCGGAGTCGTCACGAGCCTGGGGTGCATGACGGACCACACACCACGCCTCGACCACGTCGTCCTCTGGGTGCGCGACCCACTCGCCGCCGCCGACTTCTACGAGAAGGCCGTCGGCTTGGAGGCGGTACGGCTCGCGGAGTTCGCGGCGGGTGAGGCGCCGTTCCCCTCCGTGCGCGTCAACGACGAGACCATCCTCGACCTCATGCCGCTGAGCTTCGTGGAGCGCATGACGATGCTGCCCGGCTCCGCCGAGAGCGCGGGGCATCCGGTCAACCACGTCTGCCTGTCGCTGCCACGCGGCGACTTCGACGCCCTCCTCAGCCGCCTCGAGGAGCGCTCCGTACCGATGTCCGACCTCGCGCACGACTCCTTCGGAGCCCGCGGCAAGGCCACCCGCAGCTTCTACTTCCGCGACCCCGACGGCAACGTCTTCGAGGCCCGGCACTACGACTGACCAGGCTCCTTCCTAGAAGAGCGGCTCCGGCAGCACGCCTTCCAGGGCGAGCAGCCTCCGCTTGGTCTCCAGTCCGCCCCCGAAGCCGCCGATGCCGCCGCCGCTCTCGACGACCCGGTGACAGGGCACCACAACCGGGAGCGGATTGGCGCCCATCGCCATGCCCACGGCCTGGGCGGCGCCCGGCTGACCGACCCGCCCGGCCAGGTCGCCGTATCCGACCACCTGGCCGTACGGCACGCCCGAGGCCAGCTCACGCAGGACCTCACGGTTGAAGCCGGAGATCAGCGACCAGTCCAGCGGCAGGTCGAAGTCGCGCCGCTCACCCGCGAAGTACGCCTCGACCTGGCGTATCGCCTCGGCCAGCAGCGGGGAGCCGGGCGCCTCGACGGGCTCGGTGCCCAGCCGCGACGCCAGCCGCTCGACGGCTTGGTCCCGCACCGCGTCCGTGGCGTGGAACACGACGTTGACCAGGCCGTCCCGGCTCGCGGCCAGCAGCAACGGCCCGATCCCGCTCTCGACGACCGCCCAAACGACCCGCGGCTCGACCTGCTCTCGGCTGTCCATGCGTCCACAGTAGGACCCGCCACTGACAACGCCGCCCGGGCGGGACGCCGGATCAGCCGCCCACGGCCTTCCGCACCACGTCCGGCTTGTTCGTGATGATCCCGTCGACCCCGTACCCGGCGACCCGCCGGGCCGTCCGCGCGTCGTCGACCGTCCAGGCGAAGACCTCCATCGGCCTGCCGTGCGGCCCGTCGAACGCCTGCACGGAGGACACGTACGCCGGGGAGAGCGAGCCGTACGAGGGGTTGATCTGGTCGGCGAACTCGGCGCAGTCGAGCAGGTCCGACACCCGCGGCGTCCCCAGGAGGCCCGTCTTC
Protein-coding regions in this window:
- a CDS encoding carbohydrate kinase family protein, giving the protein MTAAGGTGPGGGTGSRDTGSAVGGGLLVVGDVITDVVARHRGPLAAGTDTAASIRTVAGGAGANVACWAVHRGAADVRLLGRVGADAAAWHERELVAQGVRPQLVVDPLAPTGTVICMVDGGASAERTFLTDSGASQRLGPADWSDALLDGVARLHLSGYLLFSEPTRGLVAVALETARARGVPVSLDPASAGFLAELGAERFLTLIEDVDVLLPSQDEAGLLTGLGDAAEAAAELSRRVPLVVVKQGREGALVARSGKVRARVPAVPATARDTTGAGDAFTGAFLAALLAGAGPEDAAAEGCRAGARAVERVGGRPPAPG
- a CDS encoding DUF2293 domain-containing protein; amino-acid sequence: MAPRVTLPPLTGLLVFQPLKRRYCAECRRGPLPLLVLEDGAPRCLDCADLGHLVFLPSGDTALTRRAREESTLSAVVVRFNQRKSRYERQGVLVEEEALARAELRCLADAEARRRRRVRDARRRAAQDALFAQTFATEIRRLFPGCPADRARAVALHASERGSGRVGRSAAGRALTESAVTAAVVASVRHLDTPYDRLLMSGVPRHEARRRIAAAVATVLRGWTEAGLGSAAG
- a CDS encoding CBS domain-containing protein, whose amino-acid sequence is MTTAGDIMHRGAQWIPAHETLDRAAQLMRELNVGALPISDENERLCGILTDRDIVVGCVAMGHDPARTTAGEMAKGTPRWIDADADVGQVLHEMREHQIRRLPVIKDKRLVGMISEADLARHLAKDQIASWAESVYATTTMH
- a CDS encoding uridine kinase, yielding MGRVRLEAITWERLGDLLAERLLDLKPADGSPWPRIAVDGAPAARPGDLAHRVSEALRVRGRSSLVVGTEGFWRPASVRLEYGHQDVEAYYSGWYDTGALWREVFGPLEADGTGRVLPDLWDPAADRATRSPYVELPPGGVLLLHGPFLLKHWFPFDLSVHVLLSEGALRRRTPEAEHWTLPAFERYAQESDPVAAADVLVRADDPRHPAWSG
- a CDS encoding magnesium and cobalt transport protein CorA, which gives rise to MSMAGNLRKVTSLGGVGGLRKVARLARRRPRVDLSHPARSPLGSSVVNCVTYREGVRTPERGDLVDTVERVRKSREGFVWLGLHEPTDQEFAGIAELFDLHPLAVEDAIEAHQRPKLERYGETLFAVFKTVCYVEHEELTATSEVVNTGEIMVFVGADFVITVRHGRHGSLGPLREELESDPGQLAKGPSAVLHALADHVVDDYLTVTDAVQADIDQVETDVFSETGARTDPGRIYQLKRELLELKRAVVPLSRPLEDLATRPIRAVDPEIQAYFRDVSDHLLRAKEQIAAFDELLNSILQAHLAQVTVAQNEDMRKITAWAAIVAVPTMVCGVYGMNFDHMPELHWRYGYGMVIGVISVACLALYRGFRRSGWL
- a CDS encoding methyltransferase translates to MMRTDGYLLDNRQTEAAEHFSAFAALFDPTTFRHLEELGIGSGWRCWEVGAGTTVVSWLAKKVGPTGRVVATDTDTARLASAARPPVEVRVHDLGAQEPPGEGFDLVHARLALVHVTDRERALRSMVKALRPGGRLLVEDADPALQPLLCPDEHGPEQQLANRLRHGFRGLLADRGTDLPCGRTLPRQLRDAGLTRVQADAYFPLTSPACAALESVTIRQIRDQLVTAGLATDQDIDRHLENVMSGALDLTTAPMISAWGRKQ
- a CDS encoding anthrone oxygenase family protein produces the protein MIDGPYFVLTVLGVLGTGLVAGVFCGFSTFVMRGLGMLPPAQGVAAMNAINVAAVTLPFMIVFLGSAVLCAVLAVVTFVLWPDEGTVELLVGSALYLFGSFGLTMVANVPRNDALAKLEPGTPEAAAYWPAYVREWTLWNHVRTAASAGAALSYVLALT